Proteins found in one Thermoplasmata archaeon genomic segment:
- a CDS encoding DUF3800 domain-containing protein — MDESGKPNYNDAENEYVLAAITIHESEYRHVEEELSKIKMLYFQETDPEDVEIHATDIISRKGVFNTMDLSRRLQLLKDVLGILEKIDCTVNCTLIRKDLLTKRKPDVDGLAYKFLFERLCMTHEKLNRKLIKKGSDPQFGILFMDSIQPQINEGIKTKVREMIKEGTEFTDNDYIIEDVVFVDSRYRSMSQIVDCVAYVVRRYHRLCFRDNTDESEMVFYKDCYELIAPHIRRGNSGKVKGAGLKIYPKK; from the coding sequence ATGGATGAATCCGGGAAACCCAACTACAACGATGCGGAGAACGAATACGTTCTCGCTGCCATCACCATCCATGAGTCAGAATACAGACACGTCGAGGAAGAACTGTCAAAGATCAAGATGCTCTACTTCCAAGAAACGGATCCAGAGGATGTCGAGATACATGCGACCGACATAATCAGCCGCAAAGGCGTCTTCAACACAATGGATCTCAGCAGACGCCTCCAGCTTCTGAAGGATGTGCTTGGGATACTGGAGAAGATAGATTGTACGGTCAACTGCACCTTGATAAGGAAAGATCTATTGACAAAACGTAAACCTGATGTGGATGGCCTCGCATACAAATTCCTTTTCGAAAGACTGTGCATGACACACGAGAAACTTAACAGGAAGCTCATCAAGAAAGGATCCGATCCCCAATTCGGAATCCTCTTCATGGATTCCATACAGCCGCAAATCAACGAAGGGATCAAGACAAAGGTCCGCGAAATGATAAAGGAAGGGACCGAATTCACGGATAACGACTATATCATCGAGGATGTCGTATTTGTGGACTCAAGATACAGGTCCATGTCGCAGATCGTGGACTGTGTCGCTTATGTCGTGAGACGCTATCACCGCCTATGCTTCCGTGATAATACTGATGAGAGCGAGATGGTATTCTACAAAGATTGCTACGAGCTGATTGCTCCGCACATCAGAAGGGGTAACAGCGGAAAAGTAAAAGGTGCTGGACTGAAGATCTATCCGAAGAAGTGA